The Mucilaginibacter rubeus genomic interval CCAGATATTGTTATTGGCTTTAACGTTAGCGGTATTGGTATTTGCAGCGGTCCATTCAGGAGCATTTATTTTTAAAGTTGCCATGATTGTTATCTTTTATTGATACAAAGATGGCCTGAACGACTCAGCTGTGCCATGACGATAGCGCGTTCAAAAAGTGATCGTAATCACTTTTAGCACAAGTCACGTTCCGCAGAAAAAAAATGTCATTGCGAGGCACGAAGCAATCGCATGCTATACAGGGCAGTCGTACTTCTTTGCAATGCAATAATCCTTGTTTATTTACAAGGCAAAAGCTCTTACCTGGCTGTATTCAGAAATGCAAGGATCTTCTTAGTCTCGTTTGGATAAATAGCGATGCGATGGGTACGCACCAGGTAAGGTGATGAACTTTTACCGGAAGTATCATTAACGGCAATAGTATTTGAGGGTTTAAGCGGCATATGGCAGTCAATACAATTATTTTGCATCATCGCGCTTAATTTGGGCGCAACCTTGCACAGGTTATGATTGGCTTCGGTATGGCAGCTCATACACTTTTTAGAGTACAGGGCAAGATTACCGCCATTATTCACATGCGTATTATGACAGGTACTGCAATCCATATTGCTCATTAAATAACACTTGCTGGCGGTCAATAGCCCGTTCTGGTTACCATGCACATCAAGCGAAGCCGCGTTGGTTTGTATATTTAAATAATCGGGCTCCTTGAATCGGGCCAGGGTATCTCCCATTTTAAATTTAAAGATTGATAGCTGGAACGCCTGTTTGCTGCTTGAGTGACACACCCCGCAGGCATCCATTTTTTGAGCGCGGGTAAGCGACGCAAAACGGATTATATATTTAGCGGTCTTTTCTTCGGGATAAGCCTCATGATAATTCACGTGGTTGGCAGCCGGGCCGTGGCATCGTTCACAGTCAATACCATAAATGATGGATGCCGGTTCAAACTCGATCTTGCGGTTTTGCAGATCTATATTTTGTTGAGATGCCTGCCTGATAAATGATGCGTGGCACTCAAAACATCTTTGCAAAATTGGCCGGTTAAAATCCGGTTTAGCGCCGTCATAACCCGGACTATTTGCCCAGCCATGTACCGTATTAAAATAAGATACCGGCAATTCAAACAACTGCTTATCCTGCCAGTACATATAGGTTTGCGCCTTGGTTACCCCAAAAGTGATATCCATTTTATGGGCAACAGTTTCTTTATTGTTGGTGTAGCTTACCTGGTAAAGTTCGCCGTTGCGCTTTTCCATTTTAACAACAGTACCATCAGCATATTGCAGCGTGTTTTTATGCGGATCGAAACTCCCGTGTACAATTTCGGCAGATGTTGGCCGTGAAGAAAGATAATGTGCTGTATGCAGGTAACTATCATAAACATCCTTATGGCATTTCTGGCAACTTGCCGATCCCGCGAAGATCTCAGCTCTTGGATCCTCCGGTTTGTCACTAAAGCACTGTACCAGTAAGAAACTTAAAGGAATCAGTAACAACAAAGCCAAAAAGAATGTGCGCTGCTTAAGCATAATAGTACGTGTAAAAATTGATGAGGCAATGTGATACCCCTCCATATAAAGATAAAAAGACTGCCATGTAACATGACAGCCTTTTTATTAATTAAACAGGTTTAATTAATAACCCGGGTTTTGTTTAAGCTTTGTACCGTTAAGCGTTTCGTTTAACGGGATAGGCAATATCTCGTTCACGCCTGCTTTAAAGTTTTTAAATGCGAGTACACTTGGCGCCTGTCCCCAGCGTACCAAGTCAAACCAGCGGTGGCCTTCAGTAGCCAGCTCAAGCCTTCTTTCATCATAGATGTTTTGAAGTGTAGCGGGTTTTGAAGCTAAGCCAACACGGGCACGTACAGCATCAAGCAAAGTTTGCGCACGACCCTGATCGCCACCACCATTCAGTTCAGCTTCAGCTTCCATCAGGTAGGTATCAGCCAAACGGATCTCAATATAGTCGTTAGGCCAGTTCAAATCGGTGGTACCGGTTGTAACTTTGTTAGCTAACACAGGCGCATACTTCTGAATAAAGTAACCGGTATTCTGATAACTTGGTGAATAGCTTGTTTTAGTAGCTTTTGTTAAACTATCGATATTAACAACCGTGTAGCCATAACGTGGGTCGCCTTTTAAAGCTGTAGCCAGCTGCGTTGTAACCGGGTTAAAACCATAACCACCACTGTAATATACCGGGCCTGTATAGCTACGCGGACCAATCATTTGTGTATAAATGTTTGATTTAAACTGGTTCCAGTTGCTCCAGGTATAGCTTTGTGAACCTGAGTGAACCAATTCAAATATCGACTCGCTGTTGAACTTGTTTGTCGGGCTGAAAATAGCACCGTAATTAGTTAACAGTTTATAGCCATAATTAGTATTCACATCTTTCAGCATGGTAGCTGCATCGGCCCATTTCTTTTCGTACAGATAAACTTTACCCAATAAAGCTTTAGCCGCCCCCTGTGTTACACGGCCACCATCACTTGTAGGTACGGTAGCAGGTAAACCCGGGATAGCCGCTTTCAAATCGTTTTCAATTTGAGTATAAACAGCTTCAGGAGTAGCTTGTACCTGGTCATATACGTTAGTCAGGTTTAATGAATTTAGGATCAACGGCACGTTTTTAAACAACCTAACCAGGTCAAAATAATAGTGTGCGCGTAAAAACTGGCCTTCGGCAGTGTAACGTTTTAATAAATCGGCGCTCAGGCCCGGTACCTTAGGTAAGTTTTCCAACAATACGTCGGTACGGTTAACACCCTGAAAGTTGATAGCCCAAAACTGGTTTTGCGGTCCTTGCGCCGGTGTAAGCGTATAGTTGTTGATCACCTGCCAAGGAGTAACGTCTGATGCACTACCACCACCTGCAAAGCAATCATCAGAAGCTGAGTTTAATGCACCAAGCGGATCTGAATAGGTATTATCGATACCACCTGTTTCGGTAACCAAAGGGTCATAAGCAGCAATTACTGCTGCAAAAGCCTCATCGGGGTTTGCGTAATAGTTTGATTCTAAGAACTGCCCTTTAGGCTGCAGTTCAAGGAATGATTTTTTGCATGATACCATGGCACCCATTCCCATCAACGCCAGCCC includes:
- a CDS encoding cytochrome c3 family protein; this translates as MLKQRTFFLALLLLIPLSFLLVQCFSDKPEDPRAEIFAGSASCQKCHKDVYDSYLHTAHYLSSRPTSAEIVHGSFDPHKNTLQYADGTVVKMEKRNGELYQVSYTNNKETVAHKMDITFGVTKAQTYMYWQDKQLFELPVSYFNTVHGWANSPGYDGAKPDFNRPILQRCFECHASFIRQASQQNIDLQNRKIEFEPASIIYGIDCERCHGPAANHVNYHEAYPEEKTAKYIIRFASLTRAQKMDACGVCHSSSKQAFQLSIFKFKMGDTLARFKEPDYLNIQTNAASLDVHGNQNGLLTASKCYLMSNMDCSTCHNTHVNNGGNLALYSKKCMSCHTEANHNLCKVAPKLSAMMQNNCIDCHMPLKPSNTIAVNDTSGKSSSPYLVRTHRIAIYPNETKKILAFLNTAR
- a CDS encoding RagB/SusD family nutrient uptake outer membrane protein, producing the protein MKSKHIIYTGLALMGMGAMVSCKKSFLELQPKGQFLESNYYANPDEAFAAVIAAYDPLVTETGGIDNTYSDPLGALNSASDDCFAGGGSASDVTPWQVINNYTLTPAQGPQNQFWAINFQGVNRTDVLLENLPKVPGLSADLLKRYTAEGQFLRAHYYFDLVRLFKNVPLILNSLNLTNVYDQVQATPEAVYTQIENDLKAAIPGLPATVPTSDGGRVTQGAAKALLGKVYLYEKKWADAATMLKDVNTNYGYKLLTNYGAIFSPTNKFNSESIFELVHSGSQSYTWSNWNQFKSNIYTQMIGPRSYTGPVYYSGGYGFNPVTTQLATALKGDPRYGYTVVNIDSLTKATKTSYSPSYQNTGYFIQKYAPVLANKVTTGTTDLNWPNDYIEIRLADTYLMEAEAELNGGGDQGRAQTLLDAVRARVGLASKPATLQNIYDERRLELATEGHRWFDLVRWGQAPSVLAFKNFKAGVNEILPIPLNETLNGTKLKQNPGY